The following proteins are co-located in the Polymorphospora rubra genome:
- a CDS encoding maleylpyruvate isomerase family mycothiol-dependent enzyme encodes MQNTRYLECLSSDFRRLREVVTGGPPDAVVPSCPDWSMADLAGHVAHVYLHKTECIRHGVEPESWPPDLSGEESIALLDRAYAALTHELTTRPSEAPAGGWYEPDQTVGFWTRRMAQETVVHRIDAELAAGVPSADVPDDLAVDGVDEVLEVFLAYATRTWPEYFTELMVGNDGRGVLVACGGSGWLVRLDRDVVTVEPTDTDEADARVSGDPDAVLRWLWRRVDDDAVRIEGEKDLVVRLRQLLGVATL; translated from the coding sequence ATGCAGAACACGCGTTACCTGGAGTGCCTGTCGAGCGACTTCCGCCGGCTGCGCGAGGTCGTCACGGGCGGGCCGCCCGACGCGGTCGTACCGAGCTGCCCCGACTGGTCGATGGCCGATCTCGCCGGGCACGTCGCACACGTCTACCTGCACAAGACCGAGTGCATCCGGCACGGGGTCGAGCCCGAGTCGTGGCCGCCGGACCTCTCCGGCGAGGAGTCGATCGCCCTGCTCGACCGGGCCTACGCCGCCCTGACCCACGAGCTCACCACCCGACCGTCCGAGGCGCCGGCCGGCGGCTGGTACGAGCCGGACCAGACGGTCGGCTTCTGGACCCGTCGGATGGCGCAGGAGACCGTGGTGCACCGCATCGACGCCGAGTTGGCCGCCGGCGTGCCGTCCGCAGACGTCCCCGACGATCTCGCGGTCGACGGTGTCGACGAGGTGCTCGAGGTGTTCCTGGCCTACGCCACCCGGACCTGGCCGGAATACTTCACCGAGCTGATGGTGGGTAACGACGGGCGTGGGGTACTCGTGGCATGCGGCGGGAGCGGGTGGCTGGTCCGGCTCGACCGTGACGTGGTCACGGTCGAGCCGACGGACACCGACGAGGCGGACGCCCGGGTCAGCGGAGACCCGGACGCCGTCCTACGGTGGCTGTGGCGACGGGTCGACGACGACGCCGTCCGGATCGAAGGTGAAAAGGACCTGGTCGTCCGGCTCCGCCAGCTTCTCGGAGTTGCCACCCTGTAA
- the serC gene encoding phosphoserine transaminase, translating to MADVSTIRIPDEIKPADGRFGCGPSKVRPEAVSALADVATTYLGTSHRQKTVRDQVARLRRGLTDFFGLPEGYEVILGNGGTTAFWEVATFGLVRDRAQFASFGEFGAKFVKAVKDAPFVGDPTVHKAEPGSAPALTAESGVDVYATPHNETSTGVAVPIRRVAGADDGALLLVDATSGAGGLDVDVAETDVYYFAPQKCFGSDGGIWIALMSPAALARATEIKQSGRYIPAFLDLVTAIDNSRLEQTYNTPALATIFLAAEQTDWMNAQGGLSWAAKRTAESAATVYGWAERSSVATPFVTDPGLRSNVVATIDFAEGVDAAAVAKALRANGIVDTEPYRKLGRNQLRVALFPAVDPADVEALTKSIDYVVERL from the coding sequence GTGGCTGACGTTTCGACCATCCGGATCCCCGACGAGATCAAGCCCGCCGACGGCCGGTTCGGCTGCGGGCCGTCCAAGGTGCGTCCCGAGGCAGTTTCGGCGCTCGCCGACGTGGCCACGACGTACCTCGGCACCTCCCACCGGCAGAAGACGGTCCGGGACCAGGTCGCCCGCCTGCGGCGCGGCCTCACCGACTTCTTCGGCCTGCCCGAGGGCTACGAGGTGATCCTCGGCAACGGCGGCACCACCGCGTTCTGGGAGGTCGCGACGTTCGGGCTGGTCCGCGACCGGGCCCAGTTCGCGAGCTTCGGCGAGTTCGGGGCCAAGTTCGTCAAGGCGGTCAAGGACGCGCCGTTCGTCGGTGACCCGACGGTACACAAGGCCGAGCCGGGCTCGGCGCCGGCGCTGACCGCCGAGTCGGGCGTCGACGTCTACGCGACCCCGCACAACGAGACCTCCACCGGCGTGGCGGTGCCGATCCGGCGGGTCGCCGGTGCCGACGACGGCGCGCTGCTGCTGGTCGACGCCACGTCCGGCGCCGGCGGTCTCGACGTCGACGTCGCCGAGACCGACGTCTACTACTTCGCCCCGCAGAAGTGCTTCGGTTCCGACGGCGGCATCTGGATCGCGCTGATGTCGCCGGCCGCGCTCGCCCGGGCCACCGAGATCAAGCAGTCCGGCCGCTACATCCCGGCCTTCCTCGACCTGGTCACCGCGATCGACAACTCGCGGCTGGAGCAGACGTACAACACCCCCGCGCTGGCGACGATCTTCCTGGCCGCCGAGCAGACCGACTGGATGAACGCCCAGGGCGGGTTGTCCTGGGCGGCCAAGCGCACCGCCGAGAGCGCGGCGACCGTCTACGGCTGGGCCGAGCGGTCGTCGGTGGCCACCCCGTTCGTCACCGACCCGGGTCTGCGCTCCAACGTCGTTGCCACGATCGACTTCGCCGAGGGCGTCGACGCGGCGGCGGTGGCCAAGGCGCTGCGGGCCAACGGCATCGTCGACACCGAGCCCTACCGCAAGCTCGGCCGCAACCAGCTGCGGGTGGCGCTGTTCCCGGCCGTCGACCCGGCCGACGTCGAGGCGCTGACCAAGAGCATCGACTACGTCGTCGAGCGGCTCTGA
- the sepH gene encoding septation protein SepH: MRPVRFVALSEDGQAMVLTDEVGRLLALPIDERVSTVLQGDSGSGGSTGLTVAVPPSDLTPSLSPRDIQARIRSGESADDVARIAGVPVDRVLRYAGPVLQERAMLAQHARRTRLKNSDKNAPLAEVVDSRLAQHGIDTEKISWDAYRRDDGTWRIVATWPSGKATAQAIWELDKTRQVVAPHDDMAQYLCAERPTPILGHEPTTERGGHALPGPSRGEPSRGGHGLPTAAPGDHARPARDPIRAGRDALLASLDRPLSPGPGRGLDPAATVDQPRQRPVAGGAAALLGGGGAGSAFDDDADLPKEVPAVPSLAVLRPRRTTGGAAAANEATDAPGKSRKRLPSWDDVLFGSGPAARESS; encoded by the coding sequence ATGCGCCCAGTACGCTTCGTCGCCCTCTCCGAGGACGGTCAGGCCATGGTGCTCACCGACGAGGTGGGTCGCCTTCTTGCGCTGCCCATCGACGAGCGGGTGTCCACGGTTCTGCAAGGCGACTCGGGCAGTGGCGGCAGCACCGGTCTCACCGTGGCGGTGCCGCCGAGTGACCTGACGCCCTCCCTCTCGCCACGCGACATCCAGGCCCGGATCCGGTCCGGCGAATCCGCCGACGACGTCGCCCGCATCGCCGGTGTGCCGGTCGACCGGGTGCTGCGTTACGCCGGCCCGGTGCTGCAGGAGCGGGCGATGCTGGCCCAGCACGCGCGCCGCACCCGGCTGAAGAACTCCGACAAGAACGCCCCGCTCGCCGAGGTCGTCGACAGCCGCCTGGCCCAGCACGGCATCGACACCGAGAAGATCTCCTGGGACGCCTACCGCCGCGACGACGGCACCTGGCGGATCGTCGCCACCTGGCCGTCGGGGAAGGCGACCGCCCAGGCCATCTGGGAGCTCGACAAGACCCGCCAGGTCGTCGCCCCGCACGACGACATGGCGCAATACCTGTGCGCCGAGCGGCCGACCCCGATCCTCGGCCACGAGCCGACCACCGAGCGGGGTGGCCATGCGCTGCCCGGCCCGTCGCGCGGCGAGCCGAGCCGGGGCGGGCACGGACTACCGACCGCGGCGCCCGGCGACCACGCCCGGCCCGCCCGTGACCCGATCCGGGCCGGACGGGACGCGCTGCTCGCCTCGCTGGACCGCCCGCTCAGCCCCGGCCCGGGCCGTGGGCTCGACCCGGCGGCCACCGTGGACCAGCCCCGTCAGCGGCCGGTGGCCGGTGGCGCCGCGGCGCTGCTCGGTGGCGGCGGTGCCGGCTCCGCCTTCGACGACGACGCCGACCTGCCGAAGGAGGTGCCCGCCGTGCCGTCGCTGGCGGTGCTGCGGCCACGTCGCACCACGGGCGGTGCCGCGGCGGCGAACGAGGCCACCGACGCCCCGGGCAAGTCGCGCAAGCGTCTGCCGAGCTGGGACGACGTCCTGTTCGGCAGCGGCCCGGCCGCCCGCGAAAGCTCCTGA
- a CDS encoding MarR family winged helix-turn-helix transcriptional regulator, with the protein MTERTVMAKRLPPAQLATLLRDAITRLNRRVRQTRPVGDLTATQLSALISLELAGALTPRELADIERVQPPTMTRIVAKLEERGLVGRTPHPTDGRQVILAVTEAGRDMLDQIERARDEWLASRLAELTAEERETLSSAAEILRRIARA; encoded by the coding sequence GTGACGGAGCGGACGGTGATGGCGAAGCGTTTGCCGCCGGCGCAGTTGGCGACTCTCCTGCGCGACGCGATCACCCGGCTCAACCGACGGGTCCGGCAGACCCGCCCGGTCGGCGACCTCACCGCGACCCAGCTCTCCGCGCTCATCAGTCTCGAACTGGCGGGCGCGCTGACCCCGCGCGAACTGGCCGACATCGAACGGGTCCAGCCGCCGACGATGACCAGGATCGTCGCCAAGCTGGAGGAGCGTGGCCTCGTGGGCCGCACCCCCCACCCGACCGACGGCCGGCAGGTCATCCTCGCGGTGACCGAGGCCGGGCGGGACATGCTCGACCAGATCGAGCGGGCCCGCGACGAGTGGCTCGCCAGCCGGCTCGCCGAACTGACCGCGGAGGAACGCGAGACGTTGTCGAGCGCCGCCGAGATCCTGCGGAGGATCGCGCGCGCCTGA
- a CDS encoding citrate synthase 2 — protein MSDFKPGLEGVIAFETEIAEPDKEGGALRYRGVDIEDLIGQVSFGNVWALLVDGRFGPGLPPAEPFPVPVHSGDIRVDVQSAVAMLAPYWGLSQLLDISDEQARTDLARVSVTALSFVAQSARGLGLPAVPQKEIDKASTIVERFMKRWRGEPDPRHVKAVDAYFISAAEHGMNASTFTTRVVASTGADAAACISSGIGALSGPLHGGAPSRVLHMIEGVERSGDAAGYVKGVLDRGERLMGFGHRVYRAEDPRARVLRRTAKELGAPRYEVAEALEKAALEELHNRKPDRVLATNVEFWSAVVLDFAEVPAHMFTSMFTCARMGGWSAHILEQKALGRLVRPSATYIGPGPRKPADVEGWDATPHGV, from the coding sequence ATGTCTGATTTCAAGCCGGGCCTGGAGGGCGTGATCGCCTTCGAGACCGAGATCGCCGAGCCCGACAAGGAAGGCGGGGCGCTGCGCTACCGGGGCGTCGACATCGAGGACCTGATCGGGCAGGTCTCCTTCGGCAACGTGTGGGCGCTCCTGGTCGACGGGCGGTTCGGCCCCGGCCTGCCACCGGCGGAGCCGTTCCCGGTACCGGTGCACTCCGGCGACATCCGGGTCGACGTGCAGTCGGCGGTCGCCATGCTGGCCCCGTACTGGGGGCTCTCCCAACTGCTCGACATCTCCGACGAGCAGGCCCGCACCGACCTCGCCCGGGTGTCGGTCACCGCGCTGTCGTTCGTCGCCCAGTCGGCCCGCGGTCTCGGCCTGCCGGCCGTACCGCAGAAGGAGATCGACAAGGCGTCGACGATCGTCGAGCGCTTCATGAAGCGCTGGCGCGGCGAGCCCGACCCCCGCCACGTCAAGGCGGTCGACGCCTACTTCATCTCCGCCGCCGAGCACGGCATGAACGCCTCCACGTTCACCACCCGGGTGGTCGCCTCCACCGGGGCCGACGCCGCCGCCTGCATCTCGTCGGGCATCGGGGCACTGTCCGGGCCGCTGCACGGCGGCGCGCCGTCCCGCGTACTGCACATGATCGAAGGCGTCGAGCGCAGCGGCGACGCCGCCGGCTACGTCAAGGGCGTACTCGACCGGGGCGAGCGGCTGATGGGCTTCGGCCACCGGGTCTACCGGGCCGAGGACCCCCGGGCCCGCGTGCTGCGGCGCACCGCCAAGGAACTGGGCGCACCCCGCTACGAGGTGGCCGAGGCGCTGGAGAAGGCCGCGCTGGAGGAGCTGCACAACCGCAAGCCCGACCGGGTGCTCGCCACCAACGTCGAGTTCTGGTCCGCCGTCGTACTCGACTTCGCCGAGGTGCCGGCGCACATGTTCACCTCGATGTTCACCTGCGCCCGGATGGGCGGCTGGAGCGCGCACATCCTGGAGCAGAAGGCGCTCGGCCGGCTGGTCCGCCCGTCGGCCACGTACATCGGGCCCGGCCCGCGCAAGCCCGCCGACGTCGAGGGCTGGGACGCCACCCCGCACGGCGTCTGA
- a CDS encoding aldo/keto reductase — MEYTNLGRTGLSVSRLCLGTMNFGPQTTEPDSFAIMDRALEHGLNFYDTANVYGWKTGEGVTEQIIGRWLAQGGGRREKVVLATKVYGRMGDWPNEQGLSARHIIRACEDSLRRLQTDTIDLYQMHHVSRSTPWEEIWQAMQTLVDQGKVLYVGSSNFAGWHLAAAQESAARRNFLGLVSEQAIYNLFTRHIELEVIPAAQHYGIGIIPWSPLHGGLLGGAIRKLAEGGAERAKSGRAAEALAEHRPTVEAYEKLCADLGHDPADVALAWLLSRPGVTAPIIGPRTVEQLDKSLGALEVTLSDDVLARLDELFPPVGKGGPGPEAWAW; from the coding sequence ATGGAATACACCAACCTCGGGCGCACCGGCCTGTCGGTGAGCCGGCTCTGCCTCGGCACGATGAACTTCGGACCGCAGACCACCGAACCCGACAGCTTCGCCATCATGGACCGGGCGCTGGAGCACGGGCTCAACTTCTACGACACCGCCAACGTCTACGGCTGGAAGACCGGCGAAGGCGTCACCGAGCAGATCATCGGCCGGTGGCTCGCCCAGGGCGGTGGCCGACGCGAGAAGGTCGTCCTGGCGACCAAGGTCTACGGCAGGATGGGCGACTGGCCCAACGAGCAGGGACTGTCCGCCCGGCACATCATCCGGGCCTGCGAGGACTCGCTCCGCCGGCTCCAGACCGACACCATCGACCTCTACCAGATGCACCACGTCTCCCGCAGCACGCCGTGGGAGGAGATCTGGCAGGCCATGCAGACCCTGGTCGACCAGGGCAAGGTGCTCTACGTCGGCTCGTCGAACTTCGCCGGCTGGCACCTCGCCGCCGCGCAGGAGTCGGCCGCCCGCCGCAACTTCCTCGGTCTCGTCTCCGAGCAGGCGATCTACAACCTGTTCACCCGGCACATCGAGCTGGAGGTGATCCCGGCGGCCCAGCACTACGGCATCGGCATCATCCCGTGGTCGCCGCTGCACGGCGGCCTGCTCGGCGGGGCGATCCGCAAGCTCGCGGAGGGGGGCGCGGAGCGCGCCAAGAGCGGCCGGGCGGCCGAGGCGCTTGCCGAGCACCGGCCCACCGTCGAGGCGTACGAGAAGCTCTGCGCGGACCTCGGCCACGATCCCGCCGACGTGGCGCTGGCCTGGCTGCTGTCCCGCCCCGGCGTCACCGCGCCGATCATCGGGCCGCGTACGGTCGAGCAGCTCGACAAGTCACTCGGCGCGCTGGAGGTGACCCTCTCCGACGACGTACTGGCGCGGCTCGACGAACTCTTCCCGCCGGTGGGCAAGGGCGGGCCCGGCCCGGAGGCCTGGGCCTGGTAG
- a CDS encoding MFS transporter produces the protein MTSVDDDRPVKESDDDGPSPSRWAIDTRPLRIPAYRRMWVGNAVSMFGFQFTAVAVPVEMFALTGGSFWVGLLGVAGLVPLLVFGLWGGAVADVVDRRKLLLASSALMWLSTLGLLGQALLGLGSPVLLLVLVALQTSAFAVSSPTRQAIVPRLVPKALVPAANTLHFTTFQATMVLGPLTAGVIFASWDADLALPIAYAVDAVLFTVSVWATLRLPPVPPEPDDSPGPRTAGLRSIAVGIRYLATTPVLLLSFAIDVIAMMLAMPRALFPEIAEVRFGGGAAIGWLFAAIAIGSVLGGLTSGWIGRVRRQGVALVVAVVGWGVAVALAGLAGQLWLMVLLLAVAGAADLVSAVFRQSMLQVYAPDKLRGRLQGVNTVVVAGGPRLGDLRAGMMAAAFGVSFSWVAGGVLAAVLALALALAFPTLLRYRTTG, from the coding sequence ATGACCAGCGTCGACGACGACCGGCCGGTCAAGGAGAGCGACGACGACGGCCCGTCGCCGTCGCGGTGGGCGATCGACACCCGGCCGCTGCGGATCCCGGCCTACCGCCGGATGTGGGTCGGCAACGCGGTCTCGATGTTCGGCTTCCAGTTCACCGCCGTCGCGGTGCCGGTCGAGATGTTCGCGCTCACCGGCGGATCGTTCTGGGTGGGACTGCTGGGCGTGGCCGGACTGGTGCCGCTGCTCGTCTTCGGCCTGTGGGGCGGTGCGGTCGCCGACGTGGTCGACCGGCGCAAACTGCTGCTGGCCAGTTCGGCGCTGATGTGGCTGTCCACCCTCGGGCTGCTCGGCCAGGCGCTGCTCGGGCTGGGCAGCCCGGTCCTGCTGCTGGTCCTGGTCGCGCTGCAGACCAGCGCCTTCGCGGTCAGCTCGCCGACCCGGCAGGCGATCGTGCCGAGGCTGGTGCCGAAGGCACTGGTGCCGGCCGCCAACACGCTGCACTTCACCACCTTCCAGGCCACCATGGTCCTCGGTCCGCTCACCGCGGGCGTGATCTTCGCCAGCTGGGACGCCGACCTCGCGCTCCCGATCGCGTACGCCGTCGACGCGGTGCTCTTCACCGTCTCGGTGTGGGCCACGCTGCGGCTGCCGCCGGTCCCGCCGGAGCCCGACGACAGCCCCGGCCCGCGTACGGCCGGGCTGCGCAGCATCGCCGTCGGGATCAGGTATCTGGCCACCACGCCGGTGCTGCTGCTCTCGTTCGCCATCGACGTCATCGCGATGATGCTGGCCATGCCGCGGGCGCTGTTCCCGGAGATCGCCGAGGTGCGGTTCGGCGGCGGGGCGGCAATCGGCTGGCTCTTCGCCGCCATCGCCATCGGCTCGGTTCTCGGCGGGCTCACCTCCGGCTGGATCGGCCGGGTACGCCGGCAGGGCGTCGCCCTCGTGGTCGCCGTGGTCGGTTGGGGCGTGGCCGTGGCCCTGGCCGGGCTGGCCGGCCAGTTGTGGCTGATGGTGCTGCTGCTCGCGGTCGCCGGCGCCGCCGACCTGGTCAGCGCGGTCTTCCGGCAGTCGATGCTCCAGGTCTACGCGCCGGACAAGCTGCGCGGCCGGCTCCAGGGGGTCAACACGGTGGTGGTCGCCGGCGGGCCGCGCCTCGGCGACCTGCGGGCCGGGATGATGGCCGCCGCGTTCGGTGTCAGCTTCTCCTGGGTGGCCGGCGGTGTGCTCGCGGCGGTGCTGGCCCTCGCGCTGGCGCTGGCGTTCCCGACCCTGCTGCGCTACCGGACCACCGGGTGA
- a CDS encoding MFS transporter, producing the protein MRAKLSSTFQSLTVRNYRLFAIGQLIKLIGVWVMFIAQDWLVLELSGDSATALGVVVALQFTPVLLLTLLSGRLADRYDKRMLLLVANATWTVLALAMSLLVVTGVVQLWHVFVFAGLLGVANAVETPVRQAFVSELVGTTLLPNALALSSATFNSARVLGPALAGVAIAVFDVGPVFLVSALATVAPLVGLLRMRAAELHRADLPPIGERETAKVVDGLRYVARRPDLLLPMALMSIIGMVLFNFQITLAALAKTVFNTGAATFGVFTTMLALGSLAGALAGSTRRERPSVWLVLGAAVGCAVFGTLVGLAPTYWLVVLLLLPAGFFMIFFAQASNQRVQLGVDAAFRGRVMALWVLVFLGTNPVGAPLIGWVAETYGAAASIWLGGLISLAVALLALAWQLHRTGARLRLRIRPLPAFYVVPAAKSEPAVTPV; encoded by the coding sequence GTGCGGGCAAAGCTGAGCAGCACGTTCCAGTCCCTGACGGTCCGCAACTACCGGCTCTTCGCGATCGGTCAACTGATCAAGCTGATCGGCGTCTGGGTGATGTTCATCGCCCAGGACTGGCTGGTCCTCGAACTCTCCGGCGATTCGGCGACCGCCCTCGGCGTCGTAGTCGCCCTCCAGTTCACCCCGGTACTCCTGCTGACGCTGCTCTCCGGGCGGCTCGCCGACCGTTACGACAAGCGGATGCTGCTCCTGGTGGCCAACGCGACCTGGACGGTACTGGCCCTGGCGATGAGCCTGCTGGTGGTCACCGGCGTCGTTCAGCTCTGGCACGTCTTCGTCTTCGCCGGCCTGCTCGGCGTGGCCAACGCCGTGGAGACCCCGGTCCGCCAGGCGTTCGTGTCCGAACTCGTCGGCACCACCCTGCTGCCCAACGCCCTCGCCCTCTCGTCGGCCACGTTCAACTCGGCCCGGGTCCTTGGACCGGCGCTGGCCGGCGTGGCCATCGCGGTCTTCGACGTCGGCCCGGTCTTCCTGGTGAGCGCGCTCGCCACCGTCGCCCCGCTCGTCGGCCTGCTGCGGATGCGGGCCGCCGAACTGCACCGCGCCGACCTGCCGCCGATCGGCGAGCGCGAGACCGCCAAGGTGGTCGACGGGCTGCGCTACGTCGCCCGGCGACCCGACCTGCTGCTGCCGATGGCGCTCATGTCGATCATCGGGATGGTGCTCTTCAACTTCCAGATCACCCTGGCCGCCCTCGCCAAGACTGTCTTCAACACCGGTGCGGCCACCTTCGGCGTGTTCACCACCATGCTCGCGCTCGGCTCGCTGGCCGGCGCCCTGGCCGGCAGCACCCGCCGGGAGCGGCCGTCGGTGTGGCTGGTGCTCGGCGCCGCGGTCGGCTGTGCGGTCTTCGGCACCCTGGTCGGCCTGGCTCCGACGTACTGGCTGGTCGTGCTCCTGCTGCTGCCCGCGGGCTTCTTCATGATCTTCTTCGCGCAGGCGTCCAACCAGCGGGTCCAGCTCGGCGTCGACGCCGCGTTCCGGGGCCGGGTCATGGCCCTGTGGGTGCTGGTCTTCCTGGGCACCAACCCGGTCGGCGCTCCGCTGATCGGCTGGGTCGCCGAGACGTACGGCGCCGCGGCGAGCATCTGGCTCGGCGGCCTGATCTCCCTGGCCGTGGCGCTGCTGGCGCTCGCCTGGCAGCTGCACCGGACCGGAGCCCGCCTGCGGCTGCGGATCCGCCCGCTGCCCGCGTTCTACGTGGTGCCGGCGGCAAAATCCGAGCCGGCTGTCACACCTGTCTGA
- the pdxH gene encoding pyridoxamine 5'-phosphate oxidase — protein MNVTGDTVWPAGMRQEYPAEKGLSRGDLAADWHTQFVGWFADAVAYGLPEPNAMVVATADPAARPSARTVLLKAHDGRGLVFYTNYESRKGVEALTNPYASLLFPWFAMHRQVIVCGRVEPVDRAETEEYFAARPHGSQLGAWASPQSRVLADRAELDAGYAAATARFATGPVPAPPHWGGLRVVPDTVEFWQGRASRLHDRLRYRRTEDGSWTVERLAP, from the coding sequence GTGAACGTGACGGGCGACACAGTGTGGCCGGCTGGAATGCGGCAGGAGTATCCGGCCGAGAAAGGCCTTTCTCGTGGGGATCTGGCAGCCGACTGGCACACCCAGTTCGTGGGTTGGTTCGCCGACGCGGTCGCGTACGGGTTGCCCGAACCGAACGCGATGGTGGTCGCCACCGCCGACCCGGCCGCCCGGCCGAGTGCCCGTACCGTGCTGCTCAAGGCGCACGACGGACGTGGGCTGGTCTTCTACACCAACTACGAGTCGCGCAAGGGCGTCGAGGCGCTGACCAACCCGTACGCGAGCCTGCTCTTCCCGTGGTTCGCCATGCACCGGCAGGTCATCGTGTGCGGACGGGTCGAGCCCGTCGACCGGGCCGAGACCGAGGAGTACTTCGCCGCCCGACCGCACGGGTCGCAGCTCGGCGCCTGGGCCAGTCCGCAGTCGCGGGTGCTGGCCGACCGGGCCGAACTGGACGCGGGTTACGCCGCGGCCACCGCCCGCTTCGCCACCGGCCCGGTACCGGCCCCGCCGCACTGGGGCGGTCTGCGGGTGGTGCCGGACACCGTGGAGTTCTGGCAGGGACGGGCCAGCCGGCTGCACGACCGGCTGCGCTACCGGCGTACCGAGGACGGGTCGTGGACCGTCGAACGGCTCGCGCCGTGA
- a CDS encoding 2'-5' RNA ligase family protein: MRLFVALYPPTEVVTHVGAYADRLRIGQAAADGVNVRRASADNLHVTLAFIGDVEDGRLPDVRDALGRAAQGWRTPSRRRGTTRTRRPARPAELPGSAELSRPADWSCPVEPARPAEPVVPEPGAEADLVVSEPVVSEAVAAEAGAAPVVARLRLAGGGRFGRGRFTVLWVGLDGDVDALALVSDAVRTELRRARVPYDRRPLRPHLTLARPGERLTRAAVNADLVELAGYVGPWWPLAEMVLMRSHPGPRPTYDRLGSWPL, encoded by the coding sequence GTGAGGCTCTTCGTCGCCCTCTACCCGCCGACCGAGGTGGTCACGCACGTCGGGGCGTACGCCGACCGGCTGCGGATCGGACAGGCGGCCGCCGACGGGGTGAACGTACGCCGGGCCAGCGCCGACAACCTGCACGTCACGCTCGCGTTCATCGGTGACGTCGAGGACGGGCGGCTACCCGACGTACGGGACGCGCTGGGTCGGGCGGCACAGGGCTGGCGTACGCCGTCCCGCCGGCGTGGCACCACCCGGACGCGCCGCCCGGCCCGGCCGGCGGAGTTGCCCGGCTCGGCAGAACTGTCCCGGCCGGCAGATTGGTCCTGTCCCGTGGAACCGGCCCGCCCGGCGGAACCGGTCGTCCCGGAGCCCGGCGCGGAAGCGGATCTGGTGGTGTCGGAGCCGGTGGTGTCGGAGGCGGTGGCGGCGGAAGCGGGCGCGGCGCCGGTCGTGGCCCGGTTGCGGCTGGCCGGCGGTGGGCGGTTCGGCCGCGGACGGTTCACCGTGCTGTGGGTCGGTCTCGACGGGGACGTCGATGCGTTGGCGCTGGTCAGCGACGCGGTCCGGACCGAACTCAGGCGGGCCCGGGTGCCGTACGACCGGCGCCCGCTGCGCCCGCACCTGACCCTCGCCCGGCCGGGGGAGCGGCTGACCCGGGCGGCCGTCAACGCCGATCTCGTCGAGCTGGCCGGATACGTCGGCCCGTGGTGGCCGCTGGCCGAGATGGTGCTGATGCGCAGCCATCCCGGCCCGCGTCCGACGTACGACCGGCTCGGGTCGTGGCCGCTGTGA